From Phycisphaerae bacterium, a single genomic window includes:
- a CDS encoding uroporphyrinogen decarboxylase family protein — protein sequence MSTSPMQNLRELLDHGSPGWMPFTLDVGAIGGLTSPILRQFEEMTGQTDPAEYFDYDFRTFSLKTAFGGDDPRSYHAGTEAGTTFDEWGIGHGSCEVEGTVGRTYPPLATATSVRDIEAYPSPAIDGTVDRSPIADYHARGYPVFGYAGSIYEWSWWLRGMEQFLEDLILAPALAEAIIAKVTYYTLRLALASAQAGIDVLCFYDDAGMQTGMQISPEMWRRFIKPGWHTILEHLRRNAPHVRAFLHSCGNIREIIPDIVELGFDILHPIQPECMDFAEVYREFGRQIALCATISSQHLFPFGTPEQVREQVRRLKELCQADRRCILCPSNKIQPETPWANVVAFAEEARADR from the coding sequence ATGTCCACCAGCCCGATGCAGAATCTGCGAGAGCTGCTGGACCATGGCTCGCCTGGCTGGATGCCCTTCACGCTGGATGTCGGAGCGATTGGGGGGCTGACCTCGCCGATCCTGCGGCAGTTTGAAGAGATGACCGGCCAGACCGACCCGGCCGAGTACTTTGACTACGACTTCCGCACTTTCTCGCTCAAGACCGCATTCGGCGGAGACGATCCTCGCAGCTATCATGCCGGCACCGAGGCGGGCACAACCTTTGATGAATGGGGCATCGGGCACGGATCTTGTGAAGTCGAGGGTACCGTTGGCCGTACTTATCCGCCCCTGGCGACGGCGACATCGGTGCGGGATATTGAAGCCTATCCCTCCCCGGCCATCGACGGGACGGTCGATCGGTCGCCAATCGCAGATTATCACGCGCGAGGATACCCGGTCTTCGGCTATGCCGGGAGCATCTATGAGTGGTCCTGGTGGCTCCGAGGGATGGAACAGTTTCTGGAGGACCTGATTCTTGCTCCGGCGCTGGCGGAGGCGATCATTGCCAAAGTCACATATTACACCCTGCGGCTTGCACTGGCGTCGGCCCAGGCGGGAATCGACGTGCTGTGCTTCTATGACGACGCGGGGATGCAAACGGGCATGCAGATCTCGCCTGAGATGTGGCGGCGGTTTATCAAGCCGGGATGGCACACGATTCTTGAGCACCTCAGACGCAACGCACCTCACGTCCGGGCCTTCCTGCACAGTTGCGGCAACATCCGCGAAATCATTCCCGACATCGTGGAGCTTGGCTTTGACATCCTGCATCCGATACAGCCGGAGTGTATGGACTTCGCGGAGGTGTACCGCGAGTTTGGCCGGCAGATCGCGCTTTGTGCCACCATCAGCTCGCAACACCTTTTCCCTTTCGGAACACCCGAGCAGGTTCGCGAGCAGGTGCGAAGGCTGAAGGAACTCTGCCAAGCGGATCGTCGCTGCATTCTCTGCCCGTCGAACAAGATTCAGCCGGAGACGCCGTGGGCCAACGTTGTCGCGTTTGCCGAGGAAGCTCGGGCGGATCGATAA